One part of the Amphiura filiformis chromosome 5, Afil_fr2py, whole genome shotgun sequence genome encodes these proteins:
- the LOC140151772 gene encoding uncharacterized protein — MSALSASTRGGTTYDLLCSGITRSYSYNLVDLNDCQPLSFDTAANALVKQVDDTLTNIAIQQPDKEIEAFTIGKSHARQRSKKKGYGRSFIKFDRKDPKTWKFDGGINSRWREYAQKGYSGLIALTAITRKVIPFDVRQSHGKIIDSEQYSIALEQQLIHHYMLKKADQRLENLSFNPGNLCHAERKPFAGIVYVAFKLRDVEDDGQSDFAEEDDDEDNDEASRITMSFTAIEGESLENIPGPSSRQRTSNDFFGRKDPARSHELTSETLTPAQETHNTNETSEDHYPMDVIDSTIRVDPKAKRVSPRTLARLKSSPHDQYQDFPQKQKKVSFAPTMPKKSILKVKTNKTLQLTAQNTRKADCHRLHESNNQLSYSTSPNLGLTQESSETNPQSFEVPKSNPSIGHENDGVLSRENHPREDHPSTSKDAEPVTLPTKRKCNRESDDSESNRPEKQTCLDGNMLEPGYRAGYRTEPSEEPLPSNNCDTEARTELTQQTYWTDRNIDRWNSSCGKGDAPEAKLIHRLVSIRQQNRDTDVTEICEVMSNDSDVDAIREITTNDSEVSDEQRPHDSDVNGICGQRAHTSDNIGLREQRAHASDIIYEKTVHASDIILEETAPASGIIREQGAHTSSTIRVQNASVAIPYQKKRYEQRARDVDRETVSQPQADINNEDVIECSDNEVSIVDLVGINQSQHKCNICSKHFKSKANLKRHTSNVHEKLRSQPCKYCDKSFFDKSKLNKHEIEAHMTLYSCKQCGKQFSDKAKCKKHENTHWKPLV; from the coding sequence ATGTCAGCTTTAAGTGCAAGTACAAGAGGTGGTACAACGTATGATTTACTCTGCAGCGGTATCACCAGGTCTTACAGCTACAACCTGGTAGACCTTAATGACTGTCAGCCATTATCATTCGACACTGCTGCCAACGCTCTAGTTAAGCAAGTAGACGATACTTTGACGAATATTGCAATACAACAACCAGACAAAGAGATTGAGGCTTTTACTATAGGAAAAAGCCACGCGAGACAACGATCTAAGAAGAAAGGATACGGGCGTAGTTTTATCAAGTTTGACAGAAAAGATCCCAAAACATGGAAATTTGATGGCGGTATTAACAGTAGATGGCGAGAATACGCGCAAAAAGGATATAGTGGGCTCATCGCGTTAACTGCAATCACACGAAAAGTCATACCATTTGACGTCAGACAATCACATGGAAAAATTATCGACTCTGAACAGTACAGCATTGCTCTTGAACAACAACTTATTCATCACTATATGCTGAAGAAAGCCGATCAAAGATTGGAAAACCTAAGTTTCAATCCTGGTAATCTTTGTCATGCTGAAAGAAAACCATTTGCAGGTATCGTGTACGTGGCTTTCAAACTAAGGGACGTAGAAGATGATGGCCAATCGGATTTTGCTGAAGAAGATGATGACGAAGACAATGATGAAGCATCGCGCATCACGATGTCGTTCACTGCCATTGAAGGTGAATCCCTTGAGAATATCCCAGGACCATCTTCAAGGCAGCGTACCTCGAATGACTTCTTCGGTCGTAAAGATCCAGCGCGTTCACACGAGCTAACAAGCGAGACACTTACTCCTGCACAGGAAACGCACAACACAAATGAAACATCAGAAGATCATTATCCAATGGATGTAATTGACTCAACAATTCGTGTGGATCCAAAAGCGAAAAGAGTATCTCCGAGAACATTGGCCCGTCTAAAAAGCTCGCCACATGATCAGTATCAAGATTTTCCACAGAAACAGAAGAAAGTTTCGTTTGCACCTACTATGCCAAAGAAATCTATCTTAAAAGTAAAGACAAATAAAACATTGCAGCTAACAGCGCAGAATACTCGTAAAGCTGATTGCCATAGATTGCATGAGAGCAATAACCAATTATCTTATTCGACTTCACCGAACCTCGGACTAACACAAGAAAGCTCAGAAACAAATCCGCAAAGCTTTGAAGTGCCCAAATCAAACCCATCTATTGGACATGAAAATGATGGAGTACTTTCTAGAGAAAACCATCCAAGAGAAGACCATCCAAGCACTTCAAAGGATGCAGAACCGGTTACATTACCCACCAAACGAAAATGCAATCGCGAATCTGATGACAGCGAAAGCAATAGACCAGAAAAACAAACGTGTTTAGACGGCAATATGCTTGAACCTGGTTACCGGGCCGGTTACAGAACTGAGCCCTCCGAAGAACCCTTGCCGTCAAATAACTGTGATACTGAAGCAAGAACCGAACTGACGCAGCAAACTTACTGGACAGATAGAAACATTGACAGGTGGAATTCGTCATGTGGGAAAGGAGATGCCCCGGAGGCGAAGTTGATTCACCGGCTAGTTTCAATTCGGCAGCAAAATCGCGACACTGACGTGACCGAAATTTGCGAGGTAATGTCAAATGATTCCGATGTGGATGCGATTCGTGAGATAACAACAAATGATTCTGAAGTGAGTGACGAGCAAAGACCACATGATTCTGACGTGAATGGAATTTGTGGTCAAAGAGCCCATACTTCTGATAACATCGGACTTCGCGAACAAAGAGCTCATGcttcagatattatttatgagaaaacagTGCATGCTTCTGACATCATTCTTGAGGAAACAGCGCCTGCTTCTGGTATCATTCGCGAGCAAGGAGCACATACTTCTAGTACCATTCGTGTGCAAAATGCTTCTGTGGCAATTCCTTACCAAAAAAAACGATATGAGCAGAGAGCACGCGATGTTGATAGAGAAACCGTTTCACAACCCCAAGCTGATATTAACAATGAAGACGTCATTGAGTGCTCTGACAATGAAGTGAGTATTGTTGACCTTGTTGGGATTAATCAAAGTCAGCACAAATGTAACATTTGCTCAAAGCACTTCAAGAGTAAAGCGAACTTGAAGAGGCATACAAGTAATGTCCACGAGAAATTGAGGTCACAGCCGTGTAAATACTGCGATAAAAGTTTCTTTGATAAGAGTAAGCTGAACAAACATGAAATTGAAGCTCATATGACACTATACAGTTGTAAACAATGTGGTAAACAATTCAGTGACAAGGCCAAATGCAAGAAACATGAAAATACCCATTGGAAGCCACTAGTTTGA